ATCATACCAAGTGTCATAAGTGTTTTGGTGATAAATGGCAGATTGTGAGCGAGAACACTTTCACGAAAGAGCGCCCCACCAAATACGAGAGGCAACCAACCAAGAAATGTCAGAATGAAAGAGGTTGTCGCCCATGAATAATGACCTTCGAGCATCTCAAATGTCACACGCATTTTCGTCCATACAGGAATGAGTTTGTCTGGCCAGATAGCACGCATCGTCACAGGAAAATTCTCGATACCATACGCCCAACGACGTTTCTGCTTGTACTGATTCACCAGTGTCTTCCAATATGTCTCAGCCAGCACTGCATCAAGAGAAATCGGAAGATGGATCGGTTGAACACGATAATCGCCATGGAAATATGCGAGACATTTCCAATAAATCACCGAGTCTTCACTGATCATATTGACTGGCCAAAATCCTACTTTCACAAGAGTATCAAAAGGCTCTGAATGCGATGAGAATGTCACCATTTCCTGACGGGTGCTCTGATAGAGGTGCCAGAATGATGATCCTGTCACAACGAGACGGACAAACGCATTCGTATCCCAGAGATTGTTATGATACATCGGGAGTGGCTGATAAGCTCTCTGGAGACGCTTGGGATCGATGATATATTCGTATGTCAGAGCCGCAAAATATTCCGGATGAGCGACACTATCGCAATCAAAATTTGAGAAAATAACTTTCTTATAATCGATATTTCGTGCATCGAGATATTTCATCAGTTCCCTCGCTGCAAAACGCGCGTTTGATGCTTTGCATTTCATCTCACCGCCTTCGACAATATGCGTTGTTACAATAAAATCACGGAAAATGCCATCGAATTTTTTCTTCAAATATTCCACTTTTGGCAGACGTGTCT
This DNA window, taken from Candidatus Moraniibacteriota bacterium, encodes the following:
- a CDS encoding glycosyltransferase family 2 protein produces the protein MSETTFPTFVFPDPKTTDPKKRRVQRAIEMIPGLLTWTTLLGMVALSFFLPIWAAIAVIVFDIYWIHKAFYISIFSLSGQRDVVEGKRINWWERCQNIEHPEAYVTLLEDRLVHLRESLKEISLFHIRERHIVRKEIRRTKKILRETKSLIPLTDQIMDWREVLHVVLLPTAGEPADIIEPAIQSLVESNFPKEQMIILLATEERENPETRLPKVEYLKKKFDGIFRDFIVTTHIVEGGEMKCKASNARFAARELMKYLDARNIDYKKVIFSNFDCDSVAHPEYFAALTYEYIIDPKRLQRAYQPLPMYHNNLWDTNAFVRLVVTGSSFWHLYQSTRQEMVTFSSHSEPFDTLVKVGFWPVNMISEDSVIYWKCLAYFHGDYRVQPIHLPISLDAVLAETYWKTLVNQYKQKRRWAYGIENFPVTMRAIWPDKLIPVWTKMRVTFEMLEGHYSWATTSFILTFLGWLPLVFGGALFRESVLAHNLPFITKTLMTLGMMGLCISIPMSLLSLPPRPKRYHWSRYFLMLFQWILIPIVGFLSAFPAIDSQTRILLGKYFGEFWVTEKMRKN